The following coding sequences are from one Schizosaccharomyces osmophilus chromosome 1, complete sequence window:
- the tfb4 gene encoding transcription factor TFIIH complex subunit Tfb4 — protein MEDFSTLKQPTGTWEASEEASDTPSLLVVILDANPASWYSLSKRISAAKVLADINVFLNAHLAFHHDNRVAVLASHYDKVEYLYPKPETEETVPLLDPAKEANTYRKFREVDDFVLNGMRRLMKSTSKVSKKTLMSGALSRALAYVNQVQNQKYIRSRIVIFSLTGDVALQYIPTMNCIFCAQKKNIPISICNIAGGTLFLEQAADATGGIYLKVDNPNGLLQHLMMTLFPDQNLRKHLNTPNQANVDFRATCFCHKNVLDVGFVCSVCLSIYCEPREFCSTCQTKFTPTTLSKRKFS, from the exons ATGGAGGATTTTTCTACATTAAAGCAACCTACAGGGACCTGGGAAGCTTCTGAAGAAGCATCAGATACTCCAAGTTTACTTGTGGTTATATTGGATGCGAATCCAGCTTCTTGGTATTCACTTTCTAAACGTATATCCGCTGCAAAAGTACTGGCGGATATCAACGTCTTTTTAAATGCACATTTAGCATTTCATCATGACAATCGAGTTGCTGTTTTGGCTTCTCATTATGACAAGGTTGAATATCTTTACCCAAAGCCAGAGACTGAAGAGACTGTTCCTTTGTTAGATCCTGCGAAAGAAGCAAATACATATCGCAAGTTTCGAGAGGTTGATGATTTTGTCCTCAATGGGATGAGGCGGTTGATGAAGTCCACATCAAAGGTATCCAAAAAGACGCTGATGTCAGGAGCGCTATCCCGTGCCCTGGCATATGTAAACCAAGtgcaaaatcaaaaatatatcCGATCTAGGATAGTTATTTTCTCACTGACTGGTGATGTGGCTCTTCAATATATTCCGACGATGAATTGCATTTTCTGTgcacaaaagaaaaatattccaATTAGCATATGTAACATTGCGGGTGGAACACTCTTTCTTGAGCAAGCTGCGGATGCTACAGGAGGCATTTACTTAAAAGTCGATAACCCCAATGGTTTATTGCAGCATTTAATGATGACTTTGTTTCCTGACCAGAATCTCCGGAAACATCTAAATACCCCAAATCAAGCGAATGTCGATTTTCGGGCTACTTGTTTCTGTCATAAAAATGTTTTAGATGTCGGCTTTGTCTGCTCTGTATGCTTGTCTA TCTACTGTGAACCAAGAGAGTTTTGCTCGACCTGTCAAACTAAATTTACTCCCACTACACTATCCAAACGGAAGTTTTCGTAA
- the mmm1 gene encoding ERMES complex subunit, membrane tether and lipid transfer protein Mmm1, producing MGLLIQWSFTQGFILGQLLTISVIYVFLRFFLFCNPPPQDLAKEEEKIEAIKSQQSKSSPSSPPSVANATDSARHYFQDTHSTLDSEFLDALYNVNEHEPESLDWFNVLIAQALTQFRHDASSNNVALRKLEAVLNKGTQDRTMVDHIYVKNLSLGRGFPVFSHCRVLRREQGSSQLRAEMLVSLNDNLTCTVETKLLLNFPKPSFATLPLSITISMRRFVGKMMIHFSPSNGADQPAYFNFSFDPDFVISLEVNSLIGARSKLQDIPKITQLIDSRVRQWFIARCVSPQFQQIAIPNFWPTSAKEGHARSQTTSADMHGNM from the exons atgGGTCTTTTAATACAGTGGTCCTTTACTCAGGGATTCATATTAGGGCAATTGTTAACGATTTCGGTTATTTATGTATTTCTtcggttttttttattttgtaatCCACCACCGCAAGATCTagccaaagaagaagaaaagattgaagCAATTAAATCTCAACAATCAAAATCTTCTCCTAGTTCTCCCCCGAGTGTTGCCAATGCTACTGACAGTGCTAGACATTATTTTCAAGATACCCATTCAACTTTGGATTCCGAGTTTTTGGATGCTCTTTACAATGTTAACGAACATGAACCTGAATCACTAGATTGGTTCAATGTTTTGATTGCTCAAGCTTTAACTCAGTTCCGACATGATGCAAGCTCGAACAATGTTGCTTTGAGAAAATTAGAAGCAGTTTTAAATAAAGGTACTCAAGACAGAACAATGGTTGATCACATCTACGTGAAAAACCTTTCATTGGGTCGAGGATTCCCTGTTTTTAGTCACTGCAGAGTTCTCCGTCGAGAGCAAGGATCTTCTCAGCTACGAGCAGAAATGTTAGTTTCCTTAAATGATAATCTTACTTGTACAGTCGAAACGAAACTGCTACTGAATTTCCCAAAACCTTCATTTGCGACACTTCCTCTGTCTATAACTATAAGCATGCGAAGATTCGTTGGGAAG ATGatgattcatttttctcCAAGCAATGGAGCAGATCAACCAGcttattttaatttctcCTTCGATCCTGATTTTGTGATCTCTTTAGAAGTCAATTCCCTTATAGGAGCTAGATCGAAACTACAGGACATCCCTAAAATCACTCAATTAATTGACTCTCGTGTCCGTCAATGGTTTATTGCTCGTTGTGTTTCCCCTCAATTTCAACA AATCGCTATACCAAACTTTTGGCCCACTTCCGCCAAAGAAGGCCATGCACGCTCACAAACGACAAGTGCAGATATGCATGGCAATATgtaa
- the mis19 gene encoding kinetochore protein Mis19/Eic1 yields MSNLIPIDQAKAIDFAFDTTFRKTRLISNLDLFNSALDNLFKKPLESVSLPDLDVSETQVIIVRNRPFGIRDRHSHSINLDRMRANSWTHIKHSTPTLQGRVFLRRNLRRVQNSL; encoded by the coding sequence ATGTCCAATTTAATACCGATAGATCAAGCAAAGGCCATcgattttgcttttgataCAACGTTTCGAAAAACTCGTTTGATATCTAATTTGGATTTATTCAATTCCGCTTTAGATAacttattcaaaaaaccaTTAGAATCTGTGAGCCTTCCCGATTTAGATGTGTCTGAAACCCAAGTAATAATAGTTCGAAACCGACCTTTTGGTATTCGCGATCGTCATTCTCATTCTATAAACCTCGACCGAATGAGGGCTAATAGCTGGACGCATATAAAACATTCAACTCCTACACTTCAAGGGCGAGTatttttgagaagaaaCTTGCGACGCGTACAGAACAGTTTGTAG
- the eri1 gene encoding double-strand siRNA ribonuclease Eri1, which produces MSKKSPSAIEELRVALEELGLNSSGSKDKLRRRYKFREQRLEEKKKQQQWNLYSLDNQAKIPLRYLLIVDVEATCEEGCGFTFDNEIIEFPCLLYDLEKNEVIDEFHSYVRPNMNPTLSDYCISLTGIQQSVIDQAPPFLQVLENLTEFLRQHRAILQPPIDEIKILEPSRAIPRSQLKNWAWTCDGPWDMASFIAKQFKFSNTQIPDWIKGHFVDLRAYFSDVYHVPRINIEGMLQRWNLRFEGNQHSGIDDSRNIARIINRMSMEGITFECNRWWLKYENNGWIPNRKYPPFLSKRQK; this is translated from the exons ATGAGTAAAAAGTCACCGTCAGCGATTGAAGAACTCAGAGTAGCATTGGAAGAACTTGGTTTGAATTCTTCAGGAAGCAA GGACAAGTTGCGCCGACGATACAAGTTTCGGGAGCAGcgtttggaagaaaaaaagaagcaacagCAATGGaatctttattctttaGACAATCAAGCCAAAATTCCTCT TCGATATTTATTAATAGTTGATGTAGAAGCTACTTGTGAGGAAGGATGCGGCTTTACCTTCGATAATGAAATAATAGAATTTCCCTGTTTGCTTTATgacttggaaaagaatgagGTTATCGACGAATTTCATTCTTATGTTCGGCCAAATATGAATCCTACATTATCCGATTATTGTATATCATTAACTGGGATACAACAATCGGTTATAGACCAAGCACCGCCATTCCTGCAGGTGCTTGAAAACTTGACAGAATTCCTAAGACAACATAGAGCTATCCTCCAACCCCCAATtgatgaaataaaaatcctCGAACCCTCACGAGCGATCCCTAGGAGTCAGCTAAAAAATTGGGCTTGGACATGCGATGGTCCTTGGGACATGGCGTCTTTCATTGCAAAACAG TTCAAATTTAGCAATACACAGATTCCAGACTGGATCAAGGGTCACTTTGTCGACCTTCGAGCTTATTTTTCTGATGTATACCATGTAccaagaataaatattgaAGGAATGCTGCAGCGGTGGAATCTTCGATTTGAAGGAAACCAACATAGCGGCATCGACGACTCCAGAAACATTGCAAGAATTATTAACAGGATGAGTATGGAAGGAATAACTTTTGAGTGTAACCGGTGGTGGCTCAAATATGAAAACAACGGATGGATACCCAATCGTAAATATCCACCTTTCTTGTCAAAGCggcaaaaataa